One Candidatus Poribacteria bacterium genomic window, ATTTCGCAGCTATATTGATCACTGCTAACAAAATGTAAACACTACGTAGACATTTCTGTGTCGCCTCAAAAATGGCTGCGTTGCTCTCAAGGACCTGGACCGGCGATGCCTCTTGCACATCAAACAGGGGACCTCCCCAATACTCCCGCGCCGGTCTATACTCGACGTAGTTATCGTTGCAGTACGCATGCCTTCTAAAGACCGCTATATGTTCTTCACCAAAAACGGGGAGGAAGTCATAGTTTGGGTTTATGAACAGATTTTTCTCCGCAAAGGTGTGTTCACTCTTACACGAACCGCATTGGTAATAATCGTTGAAACTGCCATCTGTGTCATCTATGATGCGGCATCGAGATTCGACCCAAAAGCGCGGGGCATTTCCGTTACCAACAGTGTTGATAAAAGAAAGTCCATAATCAAGACAATGCATTGTTTTTCCTTTCGATGTGGTATATGATTCATTAAATCCATTTTATCTTAACAATGTTCACGTGTCAATCGGCATCTCTTGTTTTATCTTGGGTGAAGACATGTAAAAATCTTGACATCCGCCCGGAACTGCGCTATAATAAAATTACTAAAAATTTATGGAGAAGAATCATGGCGACCCCTGCAGCACAAACCCACCTCACACCGGAAGAATACATCGCGTTTGAACGCAAATTCCTGCCCGATTCAGAGATAGTTAGACATGAGTATATGGACGGAGATATTATCCCAATGTCGGGTTCTAACCGGGCACATAATCTTATCACAGGCAATGTCGCTGGTGAACTCCATACCTGTTTGAAAGGCACTGAATGCTTTGTTTTCATCAACGAAATGCGTATCGGCATTCCCGAAGCCAAATCCTATTTCTATCCAAATGTCGGTGTTGTCTGTGAAGAACCTCGTTTTGAAGATGACCTTTTCGACACGCTTCTGAACCCGATTGTTGTTGTAGAGGTGCTTTCCCCATCAACCGAAGCGTACGACAGAGGTGACAAATTCGCACACTATCGTCAACTCCCATCGTTGCAGGAGTACATCCTTGTTGCCCAAGACCGAGTCCTTGTTGAACATTACCGTCGTCAAGAGAGACAGTGGGTTCTCACCGATTTCCAAACCCTCGATGAAATTCTGCCCCTCCCTTCTATCCAATGCGAATTGCCTTTGCAGGAAATTTACGAGCGCGTCACATTTCCTGATTAGGACTTTCGGCGAGCCATACAAAATAAGGAGAAAACATGTGCTGCTCATTGTCTGAATCAGGATATAAATTACCAACACATTTTAACTTGACAAAATTTAGCAAATAGAGTATAATATAGTATGAGACTTCCCAAAGGGACGAACATTGTATCAATCTACAAAGTACTGGCGCGGAAACCGACACAAACGTTTTCAGCCGACCACAGAAGTTTTTTACTGACTGCTGAGAGTGGAACGCCCTGACCGCTGACCGCTAACCAAAAATGTTACACTTTTCGCCAAATTATTTTTTTCAGAAAAGAAAATTAAACGTCAACAAACCCTTACGGCCACTGGGTTTTCTAAAGTTACACGCCACACACAAAATGTTACACTGGTGTAACATTTTGAAGCCAGATCGCCTGAAAAATATGCTGTTAAGTTAAAACTATATTCACGGCTGTATAATCCTGCAAATCCTTGAATCCTGTCCATTCTGATTTGCGGCGTACTCGCCCCGGTTCAGGTTTCCCTAAGGCATTCATACCGTTGATTTATGCGACGTGCATTCTGACAATCCGCTGCCAAAATATGTCCACACCCCTACGCCGTGAAAAGAGTTGACAATTCGCTAAAAATGCTTTATCCTTAAAATATGCAAATTCGCCCCAGAGAGATACTCCACTATATTACGTCAAGCGGAAGCAATCCATATCAGCGATGGTACATGCGAATTAAGGATCAAAAGACCCAGATAGCAATCTCAAATAGAATTTCACGATTACGATCAGGAAACTTTGGCGATTTCAAGCGATTGAATAAAGACTTATACGAATTGAGAATCCACTACGGACCTGGGTATCGCGTCTACTTTGGGGTCTTTCAATATGACATTGTGATTTTACTTTGTGGAGGGACCAAAGGAACACAACGACGGGATATTATTAGGGCACAAAACTATTGGGACGACTTCCTGGAGCAAATGAGGGAATAATTACCATGAATATAAATGTTAAACTTCAACAATGCACAACCCCTTTTAAAGACTATCTTCTTAAAGACCTTGCACAACCAGAATTTGCAAAAGGTTATCTTGAAGCTGCACTCCAAGATTTTGATAAAGATGGCAACATTGAGATGCTCTTACTCTCCATGAAAGATATTGCAGAAGCGCAGGGCGGAATTGAAGAACTTGTCGCGTGGACAAATCTCAGTCCACAGGCTCTCACCTATCTCCTTAATACCGAGCACCCACCCCAATTGGATAAAGTGCTGGATATTCTCTCCACGTTAAAAGATGCCCACCACTCAAAACATGCCGTCATGGAGAAGCACAATGAAAGTCAAGGCAGTTAGGCAACCAACGAAATTAGAAAATTCCGAATCCCAAGACGAGGCGGATGGCTCCCAAGAAAATAGCGACGGCACAAAGGACACACCCGGCAATCGCATACTCTTTGTTTGACGATAGCGCCAGCGCGAGGACACTGAAAAGTAATCCAAAGACGGCAAATGGGATGTTAAGGTAATTGATAGAACCGAGACAAGGGATAAAACCTACGACCATTCCAAGAATAGCCAATATCCCCCAAACTAAACTGAGACCTGAGAGTAGATTCATGAATTAATCTCCAAGTTATGACTGGGAAGCGTCGCTCCCAGATTTTTAACAAAACGTGTTGTGTATTTTAAAGTGAGGACTGCACAGAACGTATTGAGTGCAAATAGAGAGTAGATATAAAGACTCAACGGATTCAAGTGATACGCTTCCGTGAAGTCTCCGCGTGAGATGGCATAGAATGCGCTGGTCATTCCGCAGAAAGCACACGGTTTCTGAAATTTGACTTGCGATATGCATTCGGGGACGAATTGCGCTAACTGGTGGTGCGGCACGATAAATGGCAGCAGAAGCACGATAAGGACCCCCATACTCACTATGAGCCAGACGAGCAGTCCAACTAACATTAATTCGCTACGTCTATTGCCGAACATGTTATGCCTCTTTCATTGGCGCGGTTGGGAAAACCGCGCCTACCTTTTTAGTTCTCTTCTTCGGTTTTTCTGAGCATGATACTTCCACCAACGGAACGGAGCTTGAGAAGCGGACCGCCGCCGTTGATCGTTCCCTGCAACTCGTTAGGTTTGACGGGACCTCCCTCGACCGTCACCGGTAATTCTGTTGTTACCGCACCACCAAGTACTTTTGCCTCAACTGTCGCTGCGATATCTGGAACGAGCGAGATATTCATCCCGCCTCCTATCGCCTCTAAATCCAGCAATAGGCTTTGACGTGTAGACGACTTTTGAAGTTGGCAACGGATAGTGCCGCCCGTCGTTTTCGCAAGGATGGGACCATCGTTTTCTACTTCAATACTGCCACCAGCCGTTTTTACGTCTGCGCCGCCTTTGCAGCGACGTAGTGTGATATTCCCGCCGGAGGTTCTTCCATTAACGACCCCAGTGACATTGGCAAATTGAAGGTTTCCGCCAGAGGTCTTCGCTTTGACATCACCCGTTCCTGTCTCAAGTGTCATATTCCCGCCGCTTGTTTGAAGGTCAACATCGCCGTTGAATGCCTTGAGATCAATGTTCCCACCGGAGGTCTTCCCCTGAATACATCCTGTTATATTTTCCAAACGGAGTCGGCTCCCAGCTGTTTTAGCATTCACGTCTCCGGTTATATCAACAGCGGAAATTTCTGCCCTTGCTGTTTTCAAATCGAGGGAGTAGTGTCGAGGCACAACGAGACTAAACTGAATGTCTAAACGTTTTTGTGCCTTTTTCCACTGTTTTTCGGAGCCTCTGAATTTTGCTTCGATTTTAAGGTCAGAGGCTTCGTGTGTCAGCTGGACCTCGAAATTCTTGAGGATTTCTCCTGCCCGTCGGTCTGCTTTCAACTGTGCAGAACGTTGCACGCGCACGGAAACAGTGTCAGTCTCCGCGCTCTGTACGTCAATTGCGCCGAAGTCCGTATTGACGGTTAACTTGCCCCCAGCTGCGACAGGAAACACTTCGGTTATATCTTCAAGCGTGGTCTCGGTTAAGAAATCTGGGACCGCTCGCCGAATCAAATCACCGAACGGTTTATCTGTGAGTTCCTCTGTTAGGTTTTCCATGAACCTTTTTCCGAAAAAACTATCGAACCATCCCTTGAAATCGGAAACGGTGTCCAATTCTTCGTTGAGGTATGCTGCGAGCTGATGGCATGCGATTCCGATTTGACCAAAAGACGCATCGTCCGCAAGTTCTTCAAAAAGTCTATCAGGCACAGCACTCAGGTCGCGCAGACGTTTGAGGATGTTATTGAATTGGGAGATGCATCGCTGTTCGCCGCCCTTAAAGGCATCTGTCAAGGCTGCATCCTCTGTGATTTTTGCGGTGTGCTCAAGCGTATGAAACAGTGCTTTGAGTTCGTTCGGTCTTGGTTGTTCCATAATTTTTTACCTCTCTGTAACTGACAACTAACAACTCGCTTATATATCCACTCCGTACCCGCGTTTTTCCAAGATCGTTTTCAGGAGATCCTTCGCTTTGTGCAACCGCCATTTGACAGTCGTCAGCGGAATAGACAAGAATTCAGCGATCCGTTTTTGCGGCATCTCTGCCCAATAGTAGAGTTGAATAACCTCTTGATAATCGTTAGGAAGATCTTGTATGGCATCTCTAATAGCCTCTTGCGTTAACTCCCGTTCTACAATGCGCGCTGGATCCGCTTGTGATGTATCTGATACTCTATTTAAATGGAGTTCCATATCTTCTTCTGGTTGGTAGCGGCTGGCATTCTTATAGTAACGCAAAGCGCGGTTTCGAGTAATAGAGTGGAGCCATGCCCCAAATCTGTTCAGATCGGTGAGTTGTGGGAGTGCCTCAAAAGAACGCAAAAACGCGTCCTGCACGACATCTTCTGCATCGGCAGAATTTTGGACAATCTGCTGTGCGACTGTCAACATCGCGCGTCGATAACGGTTCACCAATACATCAAACGCTGATGTATTCCCTGCAAGTGCCGCGACGACCAACTCGGCATCACCTACTTCAGTTACTTCTTGACTTTGTAATATCGGCTTACAAGCTTCGCCTACAGACATGAAAACGCTCCCTTCTTGCTTATTAGAGACACCTTGTGTGAAAAGGATAGTAAAAAGTGCGTTTTTTTGAAAGTGCGCCGATAGGCGGAAGGGTAAGAAAAGAAACACAGCCGTTGACCTCCGACAGATCAATGTCAGAGGCGCAACGGCTTCCTTTAGAAGATGTGCTATGAAGTAGGTCTATAGAGCATAACTAAGCATCCACCGAGTGCAGCGAGCAAGATGCCTGCAACGAACTGCCAGCGGACTGTGCCCCATCCCCCTGCAGGCGGATGTGACAGGGTCGCAACGATAGCGTTTACAATAGGCGCGCCTGCGAAAACAATCGACATCACAACGGCAGGTCTACCGCCAGCACCAAAAGCGAGTAAGACCCCAAACGCTCCAATCGCACCAACAAGTCCTGCCACGAAGGACCAAGAAACCCCACTGCCTGTGAATTGCCAGTTAGATCCGATGAGCATCAAGGCAGAGCCGATGACAGCGGCGAGTAGGTAGGCAAGTCCGACAAAGAGAAACGCTTTGTAACGTCCATGTACGGGATCTGCCATCGAAACCTGTCCTTGATGTAGAAAGACACCGTAAAGTCCCCATGCTGAGACGGTCATGAAAACAAAAATCAACCATTTAACCATAATTCGTTCCTTTTCGATTTTTTGGCGAGTCCGCTTCCAAAGCGCGCCCGTAGTTGTTAAAGTATTAGGTATAGTTTCCAAACACCTTCAAGAGTTGTTCCGCTACGACTTCATCATTAAAGTGCTGATGCACATTGATTTTTCCGGTTTTCCCGAAATGCTCACGTTGATCGGTATCGTTAAGGAGCTCCATAATGCCGGCTGCCACTGCTTCAGCCGATTCAGGTTCGACAAGCACACCGCCCCCGGTTGCCTTAAGCATCTCAGGGAATGCGCCGTGCCGGGGTTGGACAACCGGGACTCCGTTAGCGAGTGCCTCTATGATAGATAATCCTTTAGATTCACGGTAAACGGTAGGAACTGAAAAGACATGCAGACGATTGAGGAAATCAATTTTTTCGGTGCGCGTCACTTCGCCATAATGCACAAAACTGTCTGATAACCCCCACGCCTGAATTTGGTTTACGAGTTCTTCAAGATAGGGTTCATCTTTCTTCCCAAGGTATCCAGCGACATGGAGTTGAACGTTATCAGCACCGAATGTCTCAGCGACTCTACGGAAAGCATCCACCAAAATATGTAATCCTTTTTCAGGACAAATGCGAGCCAAATAGCCGATAATAAAAGGTGGCGGTTCGAGTTTCTCAATAGGGAGACCGTGTCCGTCCATGTTTAATCCGAGTGGAACCACGTCAATCTTATCAACAGACAATTTAAGATAGACATCCGCCATAAATTGCGCATAGTATTGACAAGGTGCGATAAATCCGTCCGCTTCAGCAGCACGCTCCTGGAGTAGATCCAAGGCTTCCGTTTTATACGGCTCAATTAGATCTTGCAGGAAGATGTCTTCGCCTTGAAGGCCACAGATAACTGGAACATCTAACACCTTTTTAATTTCTCTGGTGAATCCAACCAACATGGAATTGGTGAGGTAGACGATATCGGGTCTATTCTCCTCAGCGATCCATTTGACCAATTTCGTCAATTCCTTCTTTTGATGCCCTTGTTCAGCCCGGAGCATAGATACAGTCAACTGCCCGAGGTCTCGCGCATCGGTTGAGCTGCTAAACCGCGCCAATCCGTTCAACAGCGTTGGACTGTCCAGCAGTCTGTCAAATGCCCATGGCGTGTGCCTGAAGATCGAAAGCTTCTGTTGGAGATAGACGTTAACGCCGCCGAAAAAAACTCGGTCTAAACTCACATTCGTCTCATCTGTTCGGGTAGGGGTATAGGTAGGTATAAGCGCGATGTTATGCCCTTGTTTCTTCAGAACTGTGGCGATAGTGTTGTCGTGTATGCAAGTTCCGCAGTACATTCCGGCAGCACCTGCGGTAATATAGGCGACTTTCATATTTTTTATTTTGGTAACCAATGTTTAAGGAAACGAAAATTACTTCTCCCGTATTGAAAGAAATGGGCATGCAAGGCTTGGGTATGTAGTATTAGTATATCAGATTCTGAGAAAAAAGTCACATCTATTTTGGGGCTTCGGCTATCGGTTGTCGATGACAAAGAAATTTGCATTTCCCCTGTAATTGTGGTATTATTAATACTTAGGTTTAGAAAAGGGATTTAGTGAAAAAGAAGAGAGGAGAGTGAGACATGTCACGCATCTGTACGGTCTGCGGTAAACGTCCCATAACAGGCAACCAGATTAGTAAATCCGTCCGGCACACAAAACGCCGTTGGATGCCAAATCTACAACGGGTTCGGGTTCAAACCGAGGAAGGCACGAAGCGAATCCGTGTCTGCGCCAAATGTATACGGAGCGGGAAAATTACCAAAGTTATATCGAAAATGCCAGCGGCTTAATAGGGAAGTACGTCTCGACTGAAGATTAGGCTCACACCACGAAGTGAGATTAGAACTTACGGGTGACACGCTGTACACCCTTTAAACGACGAATCGCCTGCATGACTTCTTCGAGTTGTCCAGCCCCTGTAACGTCGATTGTGAAATAGTCAGAAGCTGTTGCCTCAAGACGTTCTATGGAGGGTTGGAAATTCCCAGATCGGATGTTTACCTTGTACTTTGCGATAGCAGTTGTGATTTCACCGAGCATCCCGGGACGGTCACTGCACTCCACAAAGATTTTTACAGGATAGATGTCAGGAGGATGGTTTCCATTGTCGGCGGGAGACTTTTCGAGCCAGGTCACAGATAAAAGTCGTTCGGGTTCATCAAGGACACGGATACACCCTGCTCTATGGACAGAAACACCGCGTCCGCGAGTTAGGTAGCCGACGACCTGATCCCCTGGTATCGGATTACAGCATTTCATGATCCGCATCATGCCCAAATCAATGTCATTTTCGAGTTGTATGGCTGGGGCTGATGCGGTTTTTCGCGCTCGGATACTCTCTTTCGCAGCCTCAGGTTTCGGGGTCTCAGGTTTTAACAAATTAACAACCTGAGTTGCCGACTCATTGCCGTTGCCGATTCGGACGAAAAGTTCATCAAGGTTCTTGAGTTTGAGTTGCTTCGCGATATCCAATAACTTCGGAGAATTGAGATAGTCACGCGAGGTAAGAGAGGCAGCACGCAGTTCAGCGTCGAGAAATTTTTTGCCTAATTCCAGTGCGTCAGCCCTATCCTTTTCACGAAACCAGTGTTTAATTTTCCCACGGGCTGTAGCGGTTTTGACGTAAGGTAACCAACTCCGGCTCGGTTTCCCATTTGCCTGTGTCCGAATTTTAACTTGGTCTCCATTCTCAAGCACGCGTCGAATGGGGGCAACACTCCCATTTACCTCTGCCCCCACACATGTATGCCCGACATCCGTATGAATTTTATAGGCAAAATCGATGACAGTAGCCCCCGCGGGTAAGGTAAACAAATCACCTTTCGGAGAAAAGACGTATACTTCATCTTGGAAGAGTTCAAGTTTCATTGACTCCACGAACTGATGTGGGCTGTCTTGGATTTCCTGTATATCGTCAAGTATCTGCTTATAACTGGCGAAAATCGAACGTCCCTGCTCACTTCTGGGAACCCCTTCCTTATAACTCCAATGCGCAGCGATACCGTCTTCAGCGACCTTATGCATCTGATATGTGCGAATCTGGACCTCTACCGGTTTACCGTCATCAAGAATCGTGGTATGGATGGATTGATAGCCGTTTTTCTTAGGCTGTCCGATCCAATCGCGAAGTCGGTCTGGATGATAACTCCATTTGTGATGGAGTGCAGCGAGTGTGGTATAGCAGTCAACGTTGGTTTTGACGAGGATCCGGAGTCCAACGAGGTCTCGGATTTCGCTGAAGGGTGTCCCTTTCTGTTGTATTTTCTGGTAGATGCTGTAGATGTGCTTTGTCCTGCCGTGGACATCGGCAAAAATGCTGCGGTTCTCAAGTTCCTGTCGAATCTGCTTTACCATTTTCTCACAATACGCCTCTCGCTCGTCAAGTTTTTGATTCAAGAGTTCAGCAATTTTCCGATATTCTCCAGGATAGAGATGCTTGAACGCTAAATCTTCAAGACGACTCATGATACGCCAGATGCCGAATCGGTGTGCGATCGGTGCGTAAATTTCCAATGTCTCTTTTGCGACCCGTTGGCATTTCTCGCTCGAAAGGAATTTCAACGTCTCCATGTTGTGGAGTCGATCTGCGAGTTTAATAAGAATGACCCGCATGTCTTCCGCCATCGCTAAAAGAAGTTTGCGGTAGGTTTCTGCTTGGCGCTGCCGATGGACGCGGTCCTCAACCGTGGTTGTAGCAACAGGGGCAGGCAGAAGAGAGACATTGAGATGATATTGACCTATCTTTGTGACACCCTCAACAAGATTCGCGATATTCGCACCAAACCTTACCTGCATCTCTTGACGTGTGATACCGGTATCTTCAAGGACATCGTGCATGAGTCCTGCACAGATTGTGTGCGTATCGAGCCGGAGTTCGGCAAGTATTTCAGCAGTTTTGACGCAATGCGTGAAGTACGGTTCACCAGATTTCCGACGTTGTCCTTTATGGGCATCTTGTGCGAAGCGATAGCATCGCTCCAGCAGTTCAACTTCTGCATCCGGATTATATGCTTGAATCTGGGTTATTAGGGACTTGAGACTCATCTTCTATAATCTCCCACATAGATTCAATATTTGCCTTCAGTTGAAATTCAATAAAAGCGGGGCATGTCTGTTTAATCCATTCCCCCTCAAGATATGTACCAGAAAAGGATAAATCATTTTTCTCGGCAGGAAGGAGTTTGACAAGCCTCTGCCCCGGTTCACCATGTCGTGTAATGTACCGCAATTCTTCAAAGATCGTGAGTCCAGTTTGAACAGTCAGGGCTCCACCGAGTTTACCATTAAGCATTTCTGCTTCGGGATAGCCGACGACACCGTTGGATTGGATAGCCTTTCGCATATCGGCGTATAAGTGACGTAAAACCTCTTTTGTCGGATATTTTTGAGCAATCCAATTGTGTATATGCGTTGCATCCGTGTCGTTATAGATAAGATGCAGATAGGAGGTGCTGTCAGAGACGAAAGCAGGTCTACACCGTTTGAAAAATGCATCGGAATTCGGTGTTAGGTGGCAGAAGACAAAGTGTGGAACATACGGAAACGCTTCATAGTGCGAAAAAGTGCTACTTGAAGCGATTGCTCGGAGTTCACCACTATGGAGCTGCTTCAATAACTCAGCCGTTTCAACCATCGAGGTTGTTGCATCGTGCCGCGCGATGCCTTCAATACTCTCGGGTAAAAGTTTGGTGAGGAGAAGATCCAACATCTCCTCGTCCTGTACATAAATTATACAGGACTCTTCCCTGGCGAGCAAGTTTAAAAGGTATTCTTTTTTATTTCCGTTCCGTTTGTCAACGAGCTTCACAGGAGAGGGCTCGTCGCGTTTTGGAAACACGTCCCATTTCATCCCCCTACTTTCGCGGCGAACCTGCCAATCCTCAAGGGTGAGTTGGACAGATCGCCTGCCCTGCCATTCGTTGATTTGTGGAGAGAAGGCGATATCGAGGGATAGGTTGGAACCTATGAAGTCGACGCGTTTTTCTCCTGCGCGCCATGCGATAGCCCGCCGTCCGATCTTTCCATCTGTTAGCGTCATACGTAGATGATTTTTCTCCGGTCCCATCAGGGAAGGGCCGTCACTAATATTGAGGCGGCGTGCTCCAAAAAGGAACTTAGGATTGTTTTGTCCAAAGGGTTCAAATTGCTCAAATTCCTTTAGTGTTTCTAACGTTAGAAGTGGCAGATGTGTTTCAAACTCAAGGTCAAGTTTCGGTTGTAGTTCCGCTGCCGTTAGACAATTAGAAGCGACTTCGTTGAAAGCGACTCTGAATTGCGGGATATTCTCAGTTTTGATTGTCAGCCCGGCTGCCGCTGCGTGTCCACCGTGTTTCACGAGCAATTCCGTGCAATCAACGAGTGCATCGGCGAGGTTCATTCCTTCTATACAACGTCCGGATCCAGTCGCTTCATCACCGTCAATAGCAAGCACAATCGCGGGTTTGTAATAGGTTTGAAGCAGGCGAGAAGCGACAATCCCGACAACACCTTGTGCTTTTCCTCGCCACCTGTCGCTGGCAACAACAATCCCGATGGTGTTATCCGCTATTTCGGTTTCAATTATCTCAACAGCCTGCTCTTGAATCTCGCGTTCTAATTCCTGCCGCTCCTGATTTGCCTTATTGAGTAGCGGTGCAATCCGAGCCGCAACGTCATCGGAATCGGTGGTGAGCAGCTCAACCGCTTTATCCGCAGTGTCCATCCGCCCAGCGGCATTGATACGGGGCCCCAATTTAAAAGAGAGGCTATATCCATCAAGCGGTTGGTCGAGTTTGTGTCCTGCGGCTTCGCATAACGCGTGAATTCCCGGACGTTCGCGCTTGTTAAGCTCGGCTAACCCCAAACGGCTCAAAATTCGATTCTCCCCAGTGAGGGGTGCCATATCCACAACTGTCCCTAAGGCGACCAAATCCAGTTGGGACTCAAGAAATGATCTATCGTTTACTAACCCTTGCGCCAATTTGAAGGCTAACCCGACCCCTGCAAGTTCGGTGTAAGGGTATGTATTTCCCGGCACCTTCGCCGAAATTACGGCGTATGCGGGTGGCTGCTCTCCCTCTGGTTGATGGTGGTCAGTGACAATAACGTCCATACCGAGTTGATTGGCTAACGCGACCGCCTTAACAGCATTGATACCGCAATCCACAGTAATCAGCAGTTTGGTGTTCTTTTCGCGGCGGATTTTTTTCACGGTATCTTCACTCAGTCCATAACCGTCTCCGAACCGATTCGGAATATAGTAATCGGCAGGAGCACCCAACCGGCGAAACGTGTTGAGTAATAGTGCCGTTGCGGTTGTACCGTCAGCGTCGTAATCCCCATAGATACAGATTTTTTCACCCCGCGCCATCGCCTTATTTATTCGGTCAACGGCTTTACCCATATCAGCAAATTCAAGAGGGTCGTGTAATTCATCAAAAGACGGATAGAGATACGTTCGCGCCTCGGCAGCATCCTTTATCCCGCGATTGGCAAGCAGTCGCGCAGTGAAGATAGAAATCCCCAATTCCGACGCTAATTTTACACTACTATCAAAATTTGAATTTAGGAACCGCCACACTTTGCGGGAGGGTTTTTTCATGATGCTCCTTCCGTTGCTGACATCGGAAATCTGCATTTTGCGACAACATGGAGAGATTGCAAACAACACGTCTTTGACTCTTGATATATTATCATAAAAATTCGGGTTTGTCAAGTCTTTTAGTTTTTGGGGCAGTGTAAATTTAAATATAACTTGACAAAATGAATTGCACGTGGTATTATTTATAGTACCCTAATCGCAACTCAGTAAACAGCAGATTTTGGCAAAACTTGTAAACGAAAACGAACTCTAAAAACTGGCGAAATTTGAAAAAAAACGCCATACATGATAATGTTTTTTCTAACGCCTTCATCGAATAGGGATTAACCTCGTCTGTCAAATGAAGTTGCCCTGTTGTATAATACGGAGGCTTTATTGTAAATCAAGCGGAAAGGAGTTTTCTCGCATGACCTATGTGATTTGTGAGCCCTGTATTGAAGTTAAGGACAGCGCGTGCGTTGATGTCTGCCCAGTGGACTGTATTCACCCGCTACCCGATGCTGATGAGTTTGAGGATGTCGATCAGCTTTACATCGACCCGGAAGAGTGCATTGATTGTGGCGTTTGCGAACCCGAATGTCCGGTCGAAGCGATCTTCATGGAAGAAGATGTCCCGGAGGAATGGGAAGAGTTCATAGATATTAATGCTGAATACTTTGAATAACGGATAGTCCCCGCAACCCTTGGGTTGCGACATCTTGCACGGTTGTTGATTTGTGCGCCTACTTAAGATGCTGCAAATCGGCAACCGTGTTTTTTGTCCTCACTGATTTGGGCGTATTATGCAAAAATTTCAACCTACTCACATTGAAAGAAGTAACGCAAGTTTGAAGATTCAGTGGAAAGATTCGCATCATAGTGAGTTGTCCTACTCCGTTCTC contains:
- the rpmB gene encoding 50S ribosomal protein L28 — protein: MSRICTVCGKRPITGNQISKSVRHTKRRWMPNLQRVRVQTEEGTKRIRVCAKCIRSGKITKVISKMPAA
- a CDS encoding type II toxin-antitoxin system RelE/ParE family toxin, with product MQIRPREILHYITSSGSNPYQRWYMRIKDQKTQIAISNRISRLRSGNFGDFKRLNKDLYELRIHYGPGYRVYFGVFQYDIVILLCGGTKGTQRRDIIRAQNYWDDFLEQMRE
- a CDS encoding transcriptional regulator, whose product is MNINVKLQQCTTPFKDYLLKDLAQPEFAKGYLEAALQDFDKDGNIEMLLLSMKDIAEAQGGIEELVAWTNLSPQALTYLLNTEHPPQLDKVLDILSTLKDAHHSKHAVMEKHNESQGS
- a CDS encoding RNA polymerase sigma factor, which gives rise to MSVGEACKPILQSQEVTEVGDAELVVAALAGNTSAFDVLVNRYRRAMLTVAQQIVQNSADAEDVVQDAFLRSFEALPQLTDLNRFGAWLHSITRNRALRYYKNASRYQPEEDMELHLNRVSDTSQADPARIVERELTQEAIRDAIQDLPNDYQEVIQLYYWAEMPQKRIAEFLSIPLTTVKWRLHKAKDLLKTILEKRGYGVDI
- a CDS encoding bifunctional (p)ppGpp synthetase/guanosine-3',5'-bis(diphosphate) 3'-pyrophosphohydrolase; the protein is MSLKSLITQIQAYNPDAEVELLERCYRFAQDAHKGQRRKSGEPYFTHCVKTAEILAELRLDTHTICAGLMHDVLEDTGITRQEMQVRFGANIANLVEGVTKIGQYHLNVSLLPAPVATTTVEDRVHRQRQAETYRKLLLAMAEDMRVILIKLADRLHNMETLKFLSSEKCQRVAKETLEIYAPIAHRFGIWRIMSRLEDLAFKHLYPGEYRKIAELLNQKLDEREAYCEKMVKQIRQELENRSIFADVHGRTKHIYSIYQKIQQKGTPFSEIRDLVGLRILVKTNVDCYTTLAALHHKWSYHPDRLRDWIGQPKKNGYQSIHTTILDDGKPVEVQIRTYQMHKVAEDGIAAHWSYKEGVPRSEQGRSIFASYKQILDDIQEIQDSPHQFVESMKLELFQDEVYVFSPKGDLFTLPAGATVIDFAYKIHTDVGHTCVGAEVNGSVAPIRRVLENGDQVKIRTQANGKPSRSWLPYVKTATARGKIKHWFREKDRADALELGKKFLDAELRAASLTSRDYLNSPKLLDIAKQLKLKNLDELFVRIGNGNESATQVVNLLKPETPKPEAAKESIRARKTASAPAIQLENDIDLGMMRIMKCCNPIPGDQVVGYLTRGRGVSVHRAGCIRVLDEPERLLSVTWLEKSPADNGNHPPDIYPVKIFVECSDRPGMLGEITTAIAKYKVNIRSGNFQPSIERLEATASDYFTIDVTGAGQLEEVMQAIRRLKGVQRVTRKF
- a CDS encoding DUF2752 domain-containing protein; the protein is MFGNRRSELMLVGLLVWLIVSMGVLIVLLLPFIVPHHQLAQFVPECISQVKFQKPCAFCGMTSAFYAISRGDFTEAYHLNPLSLYIYSLFALNTFCAVLTLKYTTRFVKNLGATLPSHNLEINS
- a CDS encoding Uma2 family endonuclease produces the protein MATPAAQTHLTPEEYIAFERKFLPDSEIVRHEYMDGDIIPMSGSNRAHNLITGNVAGELHTCLKGTECFVFINEMRIGIPEAKSYFYPNVGVVCEEPRFEDDLFDTLLNPIVVVEVLSPSTEAYDRGDKFAHYRQLPSLQEYILVAQDRVLVEHYRRQERQWVLTDFQTLDEILPLPSIQCELPLQEIYERVTFPD
- a CDS encoding glycosyltransferase family 4 protein encodes the protein MKVAYITAGAAGMYCGTCIHDNTIATVLKKQGHNIALIPTYTPTRTDETNVSLDRVFFGGVNVYLQQKLSIFRHTPWAFDRLLDSPTLLNGLARFSSSTDARDLGQLTVSMLRAEQGHQKKELTKLVKWIAEENRPDIVYLTNSMLVGFTREIKKVLDVPVICGLQGEDIFLQDLIEPYKTEALDLLQERAAEADGFIAPCQYYAQFMADVYLKLSVDKIDVVPLGLNMDGHGLPIEKLEPPPFIIGYLARICPEKGLHILVDAFRRVAETFGADNVQLHVAGYLGKKDEPYLEELVNQIQAWGLSDSFVHYGEVTRTEKIDFLNRLHVFSVPTVYRESKGLSIIEALANGVPVVQPRHGAFPEMLKATGGGVLVEPESAEAVAAGIMELLNDTDQREHFGKTGKINVHQHFNDEVVAEQLLKVFGNYT